A part of Sulfurifustis variabilis genomic DNA contains:
- a CDS encoding DNA-directed RNA polymerase subunit alpha, giving the protein MQSTATEFLKPRHVNVETLSPTHAKIMLEPLERGFGYTLGNALRRILLSSMPGAAITEVKIDGVLHEYSTIEGVQEDVIEILLNLKSLALTMHGRDEAMLRLSKKGPGLVTAGDITLDHDIEVVDPNHVIATLTKPVTLSMELKVNRGRGYQPVSARLPTEGGRAIGSMQLDASFSPIRRVSYTVENARVEQRTDLDKLVLDIETNGSIDPEEAVRRAANILQDQISIFVDLKSPESREEQKREPEMDPLLLRPIDDLELTVRSANCLKAENIFYIGDLIQKTEFELLKTPNLGKKSLTEIKDVLAQHGLSLGMKLESWPPAALRAGEKAS; this is encoded by the coding sequence GTGCAGAGTACCGCCACTGAATTCCTGAAGCCGCGTCACGTCAACGTCGAGACGCTTTCGCCCACGCACGCCAAGATCATGCTCGAGCCTCTCGAGCGCGGCTTCGGCTACACGCTCGGCAACGCACTGCGTCGCATCCTGCTCTCGTCGATGCCCGGTGCGGCGATCACCGAGGTCAAGATCGATGGCGTCCTGCACGAATACTCGACCATCGAGGGCGTGCAGGAGGACGTGATCGAGATCCTGCTGAACCTCAAGTCGCTTGCGCTGACCATGCACGGGCGCGACGAGGCGATGTTGCGCCTCAGCAAGAAGGGCCCGGGCCTGGTGACGGCGGGCGACATCACGCTCGATCACGACATCGAGGTCGTGGACCCGAACCACGTCATCGCAACGCTCACGAAGCCGGTGACGCTGAGCATGGAGCTCAAGGTCAACCGCGGTCGCGGCTATCAGCCGGTTTCGGCGCGCCTGCCGACCGAGGGTGGACGCGCAATCGGCTCGATGCAGCTCGATGCCTCGTTCAGCCCGATCCGACGCGTCTCCTATACCGTGGAGAATGCCCGCGTCGAGCAGCGGACCGACCTTGACAAACTCGTCCTCGACATCGAGACCAACGGCTCGATCGATCCCGAGGAGGCGGTGCGCCGCGCCGCGAACATCCTCCAGGATCAGATCTCGATCTTCGTCGACCTCAAGAGCCCGGAGAGCCGGGAGGAGCAGAAGCGCGAGCCGGAAATGGACCCGCTGCTGCTGCGGCCGATCGACGACCTCGAGCTGACCGTTCGCTCGGCCAACTGTCTCAAGGCCGAGAACATCTTTTACATCGGCGACTTGATCCAAAAGACCGAGTTCGAGCTCCTGAAGACGCCGAACCTCGGGAAGAAGTCGCTCACCGAGATCAAGGACGTGCTGGCCCAGCACGGGCTGTCGCTCGGCATGAAGCTCGAAAGCTGGCCGCCGGCTGCCCTCCGGGCGGGCGAGAAGGCGTCCTGA
- the rplO gene encoding 50S ribosomal protein L15, with translation MRLNTLKPAAGAKQSPKRLGRGIGSGLGKTSGRGHKGQRARAGGFHKVGFEGGQMPLQRRLPKRGFNSLSAGDTAEVRLGDLARLKDEVIDLNALKARNLAGAQSLRAKVYLSGKIERAVTLKGIAVSKGARAAIEQAGGKVED, from the coding sequence ATGCGCCTGAACACCCTCAAGCCCGCCGCGGGCGCCAAGCAGAGCCCCAAGCGTCTGGGACGCGGTATCGGCTCCGGCCTCGGCAAGACTTCCGGTCGCGGGCACAAGGGGCAGCGGGCGCGTGCCGGCGGCTTCCACAAGGTCGGCTTCGAGGGTGGCCAGATGCCGCTTCAGCGCCGGCTCCCGAAGCGGGGCTTCAATTCCCTCTCGGCGGGCGATACCGCAGAGGTGCGGCTCGGCGACCTGGCACGCCTGAAGGACGAGGTGATCGATCTTAATGCCCTCAAGGCGAGGAACCTGGCGGGGGCGCAGTCCCTGCGCGCGAAGGTGTACCTGTCCGGCAAGATCGAGCGCGCCGTCACGCTCAAAGGAATCGCTGTGAGTAAGGGCGCCCGGGCGGCGATCGAGCAGGCGGGCGGCAAGGTCGAAGACTGA
- the rpsE gene encoding 30S ribosomal protein S5 — MSAFIEQEGRGDNLQEKLISIRRVAKVVKGGRQFGFSALTVVGDGAGRVGIGSGKAREVPAAVAKAMEAARRNLVKVELKGPTLHHAVVARHGSARVVMKPASVGTGIIAGGAMRAVFEVAGVQDVLAKCIGSRNPVNVVRATVNGLRAVHSPAQVAAKRGKRVEDLTAE; from the coding sequence GTGAGCGCATTCATCGAGCAGGAAGGCCGCGGCGACAATCTGCAGGAGAAGCTCATCAGCATCCGGCGGGTCGCGAAGGTCGTCAAAGGCGGCCGGCAGTTCGGCTTTTCGGCGCTGACCGTCGTGGGCGACGGCGCCGGCCGCGTCGGTATCGGCTCCGGCAAGGCCCGCGAGGTCCCGGCCGCGGTAGCGAAGGCGATGGAAGCCGCGCGCCGCAATCTGGTGAAGGTGGAGCTCAAGGGCCCGACGCTGCATCACGCCGTGGTCGCGCGTCATGGGTCGGCCCGGGTCGTCATGAAGCCGGCATCGGTGGGCACGGGGATCATCGCCGGCGGTGCCATGCGTGCCGTGTTCGAGGTGGCGGGCGTGCAGGACGTGCTCGCCAAGTGCATCGGCTCGCGCAATCCCGTGAACGTCGTGCGCGCCACGGTGAACGGCCTGCGCGCCGTCCACAGCCCGGCTCAGGTCGCCGCGAAGCGCGGCAAGCGGGTCGAGGACCTGACGGCAGAGTGA
- the rpsM gene encoding 30S ribosomal protein S13 has product MARIANINIPNQKHIEIGLTSIFGIGRTTAKQLCQAAGVSGSTKVKDLTEAEVDRLRLEVAKITVEGDLRRQVSMNIKRLMDLGTYRGLRHRRGLPVRGQRTRTNARTRKGPRKGVIRKAAAPAK; this is encoded by the coding sequence ATGGCTCGCATAGCCAACATCAACATACCCAACCAGAAGCACATCGAAATCGGGCTCACCTCGATCTTCGGGATCGGCCGCACGACCGCCAAGCAGCTCTGCCAGGCGGCCGGAGTAAGCGGCTCGACCAAGGTCAAGGACCTTACCGAGGCCGAAGTGGACCGCCTGCGTCTCGAGGTGGCGAAGATCACCGTCGAGGGCGACCTGCGACGCCAGGTGTCGATGAACATCAAGCGCCTCATGGACCTCGGCACGTACCGCGGCCTGCGACACCGGCGTGGGCTGCCCGTACGCGGTCAGCGCACCCGGACCAACGCGCGTACCCGCAAGGGCCCGCGCAAGGGCGTGATCCGCAAAGCGGCCGCGCCGGCAAAGTAG
- the rplR gene encoding 50S ribosomal protein L18: MGIQIEKRERRAGRTRRRIRGFNVERLCVHRTPRHIYAQIVDATGGRVLAAASTLERELRASLKHGGNVEAAKLVGKRIAEKAVAAGIKRVAFDRSGFRYHGRVKALADAARENGLEF, from the coding sequence ATGGGCATCCAGATCGAAAAGCGCGAGCGGCGCGCCGGCCGCACCCGGCGCCGCATCCGGGGTTTCAACGTGGAGCGGCTGTGCGTGCATCGCACCCCGCGGCACATCTACGCCCAGATCGTGGACGCGACCGGCGGCCGCGTGCTTGCGGCAGCCTCGACGCTCGAGCGCGAACTGCGGGCCAGCCTGAAACACGGCGGCAACGTCGAGGCGGCCAAGCTCGTGGGCAAGCGCATTGCCGAAAAGGCGGTGGCGGCGGGCATCAAGCGGGTGGCGTTCGACCGCTCCGGCTTCCGGTACCACGGGCGAGTGAAGGCCCTGGCCGATGCCGCGCGCGAGAACGGCCTGGAATTTTAA
- a CDS encoding SAM hydrolase/SAM-dependent halogenase family protein → MIVLYTDFGAADPYVGQVHAVLARDAPGVPVIDLLHTVPRFDVRAGAYFLPALAAEFPSGTVFVCVVDPGVGGSRRPVVLRAEGRTYVGPDNGLFEIVARRAPSAEVRAITWRPGRLSTSFHGRDLFAPAAALLARRIEPESAPAVLTPPQGAPWPDDLPQVVYIDHYGNAMTGLRACAVPAHAVLEAAGRRLPQARVFADVADGEAFWYVNSIGLVELAVNRGSAAELLGLRVGSEVSVRASRAPAGGRVRRAPGPA, encoded by the coding sequence GTGATCGTCCTCTATACCGATTTCGGCGCCGCCGATCCCTATGTCGGGCAGGTTCATGCGGTGCTCGCCCGGGACGCGCCCGGTGTCCCGGTGATCGACCTGTTGCATACGGTCCCGCGGTTCGACGTGCGGGCGGGCGCCTACTTCCTGCCGGCCCTTGCCGCGGAGTTTCCGTCCGGGACCGTGTTTGTCTGCGTGGTCGACCCCGGGGTGGGTGGATCCCGGCGTCCCGTGGTCCTGCGGGCGGAGGGACGGACCTATGTGGGTCCGGACAACGGCCTCTTCGAGATCGTGGCCCGCCGCGCCCCGAGCGCCGAGGTGCGCGCGATCACGTGGCGCCCGGGGCGGCTGTCCACGAGCTTTCACGGCCGTGACCTGTTCGCACCCGCAGCCGCCCTGCTCGCCCGCCGGATCGAGCCGGAGAGCGCGCCGGCAGTGCTGACCCCACCCCAAGGCGCCCCCTGGCCGGATGACCTCCCTCAGGTCGTCTACATCGACCATTATGGCAACGCCATGACCGGTCTGCGGGCGTGCGCGGTACCGGCGCACGCTGTCCTGGAGGCTGCGGGGCGCCGCCTGCCGCAGGCGCGCGTGTTTGCCGACGTGGCCGACGGCGAGGCGTTCTGGTACGTGAACTCGATCGGCCTGGTCGAGCTGGCAGTCAACCGAGGGAGCGCTGCCGAACTGCTGGGGCTGAGGGTCGGCAGCGAGGTGAGCGTCCGCGCCTCACGCGCACCGGCGGGTGGGCGCGTCAGGCGTGCGCCGGGGCCCGCCTAA
- the rpmD gene encoding 50S ribosomal protein L30 has product MSEIKKRIRVTLMRSPFGTGKRHQACVRGLGLRRQRDSRELEDTPAIRGMVREVAYLVKCEEV; this is encoded by the coding sequence ATGAGCGAAATCAAGAAACGTATACGCGTTACGCTGATGCGCAGCCCGTTCGGAACGGGCAAGCGCCATCAGGCCTGTGTCCGCGGCCTCGGGCTGCGGCGCCAGCGGGATTCGCGCGAACTGGAGGACACTCCGGCGATCCGCGGCATGGTCCGCGAGGTCGCGTACCTGGTGAAGTGTGAGGAGGTCTGA
- the rpsK gene encoding 30S ribosomal protein S11, with translation MAGPTETGAAKAKKRAKKNVSEGVVHVHASFNNTIISITDRQGNVLSWATCGNAGFKGSRKSTPFAAQVAADKAGRAAQEYGVRSLEVRIKGPGPGRESAVRALHALGYEISNIIDVTSIPHNGCRPAKRRRV, from the coding sequence ATGGCAGGACCGACTGAAACGGGGGCCGCGAAGGCCAAGAAGCGCGCCAAGAAGAACGTGTCCGAGGGCGTCGTGCACGTGCACGCCTCGTTCAACAACACGATCATCTCGATCACCGACCGGCAGGGCAACGTCCTCTCGTGGGCCACCTGCGGCAACGCGGGCTTCAAGGGCTCGCGCAAGAGCACGCCGTTCGCGGCCCAGGTGGCAGCCGACAAGGCCGGTCGCGCCGCCCAGGAGTACGGCGTGCGTTCGCTCGAAGTGCGCATCAAGGGTCCCGGACCGGGCCGCGAGTCCGCGGTACGCGCTCTGCATGCGCTCGGATACGAAATCAGCAACATCATCGACGTGACTTCGATTCCGCACAACGGGTGCCGACCCGCGAAGCGGCGTCGGGTCTGA
- the rpsD gene encoding 30S ribosomal protein S4, with amino-acid sequence MARYTDAKCRLCRREGGKLFLKGEKCFTDRCPVEKRTYAPGQHGQRRTRVSDYGLQLREKQKLRRIYGVLERQFESYYQEAARHKGSTGVDLLKLLESRLDNVVYRMGFGISRDEARQLVRHNGVMVNGKRVNVPSYQVRPNDAVEIAGAARDQLRVKAAIEAAEQRGFPDWLEVDVKAMKGVFKNAPERSDLPSDINEALVVALYSK; translated from the coding sequence GTGGCGCGCTATACCGATGCCAAGTGCCGCTTGTGCCGCCGAGAGGGTGGCAAGCTTTTCCTCAAGGGCGAGAAGTGCTTTACCGACCGGTGCCCGGTCGAGAAGCGGACGTACGCGCCCGGCCAGCACGGCCAGCGCCGCACGCGCGTCTCGGACTACGGCCTGCAGCTGCGCGAGAAACAGAAGCTGCGCCGGATCTACGGCGTGCTCGAGCGTCAATTCGAGAGCTACTACCAGGAAGCCGCGCGCCACAAGGGCTCGACGGGCGTCGATCTCCTCAAGCTCCTGGAGAGCCGCCTGGACAACGTCGTTTATCGAATGGGCTTCGGGATTTCCCGTGACGAGGCGCGCCAGCTCGTCCGTCACAACGGTGTCATGGTGAACGGCAAGCGCGTGAACGTGCCGTCCTATCAGGTCCGGCCGAACGACGCGGTCGAGATCGCCGGCGCGGCGCGCGATCAGCTGCGGGTGAAAGCGGCGATCGAGGCCGCCGAGCAGCGCGGATTCCCCGACTGGCTCGAGGTCGACGTCAAGGCCATGAAGGGCGTGTTCAAGAATGCCCCCGAACGTTCCGATCTGCCCTCGGACATCAACGAGGCGCTGGTCGTCGCGCTCTACTCGAAGTAG
- the rpmJ gene encoding 50S ribosomal protein L36, giving the protein MKVRASVKKMCRNCKIVRRKRVVRVICSDPTHKQRQG; this is encoded by the coding sequence ATGAAAGTCAGAGCATCAGTCAAGAAAATGTGCCGCAACTGCAAGATCGTGCGGCGCAAGCGCGTGGTCCGCGTCATCTGTTCCGACCCCACGCACAAGCAGCGGCAGGGCTGA
- the secY gene encoding preprotein translocase subunit SecY → MASSAARVGALGGLGKLTDLKQRILFLLGALVVYRIGTYIPVPGINPVALRELFEGTQSSIVGLFNMFSGGALERFSVLALGIMPYISASIIMQLMSSAIPALEQLRKEGESGRRKITQYTRYGTVILATVQALGIAIALESQQAGGLPVVMAPGIGFKLMTVITLVTGTMFLMWLGEQVTERGIGNGISMIIFAGIVAGLPSAIGQTLELVGRGTFQPLFALLLFAIALGVTWFVVLVERGQRRITVNYAKRQQGRRMLAGASSHLPLKINMAGVIPPIFASSIILMPATVASWFGQAEGMGWLRDLATTLSPGQPIYVVLYAAAIIFFCFFYTALVFNPKETADNLKKSGAFIPGIRPGEQTAQYVDGVMTRLTLVGAIYVTLVCLLPEFMIVRWNVPFYFGGTSLLIVVVVSMDFMSQVQAHLMSRQYESLLRKANLTGGGMGIPR, encoded by the coding sequence ATGGCGAGTTCTGCAGCGCGCGTGGGAGCGTTGGGCGGCCTCGGCAAGCTCACCGATCTCAAGCAGCGAATCCTCTTCCTTCTCGGGGCGCTCGTCGTCTACCGGATCGGTACCTATATTCCGGTGCCCGGCATCAATCCGGTCGCGCTGCGCGAGCTGTTCGAGGGCACCCAGAGCTCCATTGTCGGGCTCTTCAACATGTTCTCGGGCGGCGCGCTCGAGCGCTTCTCGGTGCTGGCGCTCGGAATCATGCCGTACATTTCGGCGTCCATCATCATGCAGCTGATGTCGTCGGCCATCCCGGCGCTCGAACAGCTGCGCAAGGAAGGCGAGTCGGGGCGGCGCAAGATCACGCAGTACACCCGGTACGGGACGGTGATTCTGGCAACGGTCCAGGCGCTCGGCATCGCGATCGCCCTGGAAAGCCAGCAGGCGGGCGGGCTGCCCGTGGTCATGGCGCCGGGCATCGGGTTCAAGCTGATGACGGTGATCACGCTCGTCACGGGCACGATGTTCCTCATGTGGCTCGGCGAGCAGGTCACGGAACGCGGCATCGGCAACGGCATCTCGATGATCATCTTCGCGGGCATCGTGGCCGGGCTGCCGAGCGCGATCGGACAGACGCTGGAGCTCGTCGGCCGCGGGACGTTCCAGCCGCTGTTCGCGCTGCTGCTCTTCGCGATCGCCCTGGGCGTCACCTGGTTCGTGGTGCTGGTCGAGCGCGGTCAACGGCGGATCACCGTGAACTACGCCAAGCGCCAGCAAGGTCGGCGCATGCTCGCGGGTGCCAGCAGTCACCTCCCGCTCAAGATCAACATGGCGGGCGTGATCCCCCCGATCTTCGCCTCGAGCATCATCCTCATGCCGGCGACGGTGGCGAGCTGGTTCGGACAGGCCGAGGGGATGGGCTGGTTGCGCGACCTGGCGACGACGCTTTCGCCGGGGCAGCCGATCTATGTCGTGCTGTACGCGGCGGCGATCATCTTCTTCTGCTTCTTCTATACGGCGCTCGTCTTCAACCCGAAGGAGACGGCCGATAACCTGAAGAAGTCAGGGGCATTCATCCCGGGAATCAGGCCCGGCGAGCAGACGGCGCAATACGTGGACGGGGTCATGACGCGGCTTACGCTGGTCGGCGCCATTTATGTGACGCTGGTGTGCCTGCTGCCCGAGTTCATGATCGTGCGCTGGAACGTGCCGTTCTATTTCGGCGGCACCTCGCTGCTGATCGTCGTGGTCGTGAGCATGGATTTCATGTCGCAGGTACAGGCCCACCTGATGTCGCGGCAGTACGAGAGTCTGCTGCGCAAGGCGAACCTGACCGGGGGCGGCATGGGGATTCCGCGATAA
- the rplF gene encoding 50S ribosomal protein L6, translated as MSRVAKNPVAIPKGVEVKLAGTMVSVKGPKGQLSQALHPLVKLSQSDGSLRVERQGDSPLARAVSGTTRALVSNMVQGVTKGFEKKLTIVGVGFRAAVQGKKLNLTLGYSHPIAYAIPEGITIECPDQTNIVVRGSDKQAVGQVAAEIRGFRPPEPYKGKGVRYTDEHIVRKEAKKK; from the coding sequence ATGTCGAGGGTGGCAAAGAATCCGGTCGCGATCCCGAAGGGGGTCGAGGTCAAGCTCGCCGGCACCATGGTGAGCGTCAAGGGTCCGAAGGGCCAGTTGAGCCAGGCGTTGCACCCGCTCGTCAAGCTGAGCCAGAGCGACGGCAGCCTGCGCGTCGAACGCCAGGGCGACTCGCCGCTCGCGCGCGCGGTCTCCGGCACGACGCGCGCCCTGGTGAGCAACATGGTGCAGGGCGTCACCAAGGGATTCGAGAAGAAGCTGACCATCGTGGGCGTCGGCTTCCGCGCGGCCGTACAGGGCAAGAAGCTGAACCTGACGCTCGGCTACTCGCACCCGATCGCGTACGCCATTCCGGAAGGGATCACCATCGAGTGCCCGGACCAGACCAACATCGTCGTCCGGGGATCCGACAAGCAGGCCGTCGGTCAGGTTGCGGCCGAGATCCGCGGCTTCCGCCCGCCGGAGCCGTACAAGGGCAAGGGCGTGCGCTACACCGACGAGCATATCGTGCGTAAAGAGGCGAAGAAGAAGTAG
- the uvrA gene encoding excinuclease ABC subunit UvrA, with protein MDQIRIRGARTHNLKNVDIDLPRDRLIVITGLSGSGKSSLAFDTLYAEGQRRYVESLSAYARQFLSLMEKPDVDLIEGLSPAISIEQKSTSHNPRSTVGTVTEIYDYLRLLYARVGEPRCPTHGVTLAAQTVSQMVDHTLTLPEGTKLMLLAPLIEARKGEHLHVLDNLRAQGYVRARIDGIVTSLDEAPALKKNLKHTIEAIVDRVVVRPGQEQRLAESFENAINLSDGIVRVATLPDDDRPAEELVFSARYACTRCGYSLSELEPRLFSFNNPAGACPSCDGLGVHQFFDPARVVSDPTLPLPAGAIRGWDRRNPFYFQMLESLAKHYGFDLDRPFNKLPKKTREVILYGSGEELIKFTYVGERSSVYRRTHPFEGVIPNMERRYRESESNTIREELAKYLSTRPCEACGGSRLKTEARHVYVAGRALHEITNLPVSDALAFFRQLKLEGSRAEIAQKIVKEIGSRLGFLVNVGLDYLSLARSAETLSGGEAQRIRLASQIGAGLVGVMYILDEPSIGLHQRDNARLLETLSRLRDLGNTVIVVEHDEEAIRAADFVLDIGPGAGVHGGRVVASGRPEEIARHPHSLTGQYLRGQLRIEVPERRVPNDPERQLVVRAARGNNLRNVDASMPVGLLTCVTGVSGSGKSTLINDTLYAAAAKHLYGSALEPAPHDGIEGLDQFDKVVDIDQSPIGRTPRSNPATYTGLFTPIRELFAATPEARSRGYGPGRFSFNVRGGRCEACQGDGLIKVEMHFLPDIYVPCDTCKGKRYNRETLEIRYKDRTIDEVLKMTVEDALAFFEAIPVIRRKLETLMDVGLSYITLGQSATTLSGGEAQRVKLARELSKRDTGRTLYILDEPTTGLHFHDIQQLLAVLARLRDHGNTVVVIEHNLDVIKTADWIIDLGPEGGDGGGRIIAAGTPEEVAADPKSHTGRFLKPLLERAATPRRKVG; from the coding sequence ATGGATCAGATCCGCATCCGCGGTGCGCGCACGCACAACCTCAAGAACGTCGACATCGATCTGCCGCGCGACCGGCTGATCGTGATCACGGGTCTTTCCGGCTCCGGAAAGTCGTCGCTGGCTTTCGATACCCTCTACGCGGAGGGCCAGCGGCGCTACGTCGAGTCGCTCTCGGCGTACGCGCGCCAGTTCCTGTCCCTCATGGAGAAGCCGGACGTCGACCTCATCGAGGGCCTTTCGCCCGCCATCTCGATCGAGCAGAAATCCACCTCGCACAATCCGCGTTCGACCGTCGGTACGGTCACCGAGATCTACGACTATCTGCGGCTGCTTTACGCCCGGGTCGGCGAGCCGCGCTGCCCGACCCATGGCGTCACGCTGGCGGCGCAGACCGTGAGCCAGATGGTCGACCACACGCTGACCCTGCCGGAAGGCACCAAGCTCATGCTGCTCGCGCCGCTGATCGAGGCGCGCAAGGGCGAGCACCTGCACGTGCTCGACAACCTGCGCGCTCAGGGGTACGTCCGCGCGCGCATCGACGGCATCGTGACGTCGCTCGACGAGGCGCCCGCGCTCAAGAAGAACCTCAAGCACACCATCGAGGCGATCGTCGATCGCGTGGTCGTCAGACCCGGACAGGAGCAACGGCTTGCCGAATCCTTCGAAAACGCGATCAACCTCTCGGACGGCATCGTCCGCGTCGCGACGCTGCCCGACGACGACAGGCCGGCCGAGGAGCTCGTCTTTTCCGCGCGCTACGCGTGCACCCGATGCGGCTACTCGCTCTCCGAGCTCGAGCCGCGCCTGTTTTCGTTCAACAACCCGGCCGGCGCCTGCCCCTCTTGCGACGGCCTGGGCGTGCACCAGTTCTTCGATCCTGCCCGGGTCGTGAGCGATCCCACGCTCCCGTTGCCCGCCGGGGCGATCCGCGGCTGGGATCGCCGCAACCCCTTCTACTTCCAGATGCTCGAGTCGCTCGCCAAGCACTACGGCTTCGACCTGGACCGCCCGTTCAACAAGCTGCCCAAGAAGACACGCGAGGTGATCCTCTACGGAAGCGGCGAGGAACTGATCAAGTTCACCTACGTCGGCGAGCGGAGCTCGGTGTACCGGCGCACGCATCCGTTCGAGGGCGTCATTCCCAACATGGAGCGGCGCTACCGCGAATCCGAGTCGAACACGATCCGCGAAGAGCTCGCGAAGTACCTCAGCACACGGCCATGCGAGGCCTGCGGGGGCAGCCGGCTGAAGACCGAGGCCAGGCACGTGTACGTGGCCGGACGCGCCCTCCACGAGATAACGAACCTGCCCGTGTCCGACGCGCTGGCGTTCTTCCGCCAGCTGAAGCTGGAAGGAAGCCGGGCCGAGATCGCGCAGAAGATCGTGAAGGAGATCGGAAGCCGACTCGGGTTCCTCGTCAATGTCGGCCTGGACTACCTCTCGCTCGCCCGCTCCGCCGAAACGCTCTCGGGCGGCGAAGCTCAGCGCATCCGCCTCGCCTCGCAGATCGGGGCGGGACTGGTGGGCGTCATGTACATTCTGGACGAGCCGTCGATCGGGCTGCACCAGCGCGACAACGCACGGCTGCTCGAGACGCTCTCGCGCCTGCGCGACCTCGGCAACACCGTGATCGTGGTCGAGCACGACGAAGAGGCGATCCGCGCGGCCGATTTCGTGCTCGATATCGGCCCGGGAGCAGGCGTGCACGGCGGTCGCGTGGTGGCGAGCGGCCGGCCCGAAGAGATCGCGCGCCATCCGCATTCGCTGACCGGGCAGTACCTGCGCGGGCAGCTTCGGATCGAGGTACCGGAGCGTCGCGTCCCGAACGATCCCGAGCGCCAGCTCGTGGTGCGGGCCGCGCGCGGCAACAACCTCAGGAACGTGGACGCCTCCATGCCGGTCGGCCTGCTGACCTGTGTCACCGGCGTCTCGGGCTCGGGAAAGTCGACGCTCATCAACGACACGCTCTACGCCGCCGCCGCCAAGCACCTCTACGGATCGGCGCTCGAGCCCGCGCCGCACGACGGCATCGAAGGCCTCGACCAGTTCGACAAAGTGGTCGACATCGACCAATCGCCCATCGGGCGCACGCCGCGCTCCAACCCGGCGACCTACACCGGGCTCTTCACGCCGATCCGCGAGCTCTTCGCCGCGACCCCCGAGGCGCGCAGCCGGGGGTACGGGCCCGGGCGCTTCTCGTTCAACGTGCGCGGCGGGCGGTGCGAGGCGTGCCAGGGCGACGGGCTCATCAAGGTCGAGATGCACTTCCTGCCCGACATCTACGTACCGTGCGATACCTGCAAGGGCAAGCGTTACAACCGCGAGACGCTCGAGATCCGATATAAGGACCGTACCATCGACGAAGTCCTCAAGATGACCGTCGAGGACGCGCTCGCCTTCTTCGAGGCGATTCCGGTCATCCGGCGCAAACTCGAGACCCTGATGGATGTCGGGCTGTCCTACATCACGCTCGGCCAGAGCGCGACCACGCTCTCGGGCGGCGAGGCGCAGCGGGTGAAGCTGGCGCGCGAGCTATCCAAGCGGGATACGGGCCGCACGCTCTACATACTCGACGAGCCGACCACGGGCCTGCACTTCCATGACATCCAGCAGCTCCTCGCGGTGCTCGCGCGCCTTCGGGATCACGGCAACACCGTGGTCGTGATCGAGCACAACCTCGACGTCATCAAGACGGCGGATTGGATCATCGATCTCGGCCCGGAGGGCGGAGACGGCGGGGGTCGGATCATCGCGGCGGGCACGCCCGAGGAGGTGGCCGCCGACCCGAAATCGCATACCGGGCGATTCCTGAAGCCCCTGCTCGAACGCGCCGCCACGCCGCGGCGCAAGGTCGGTTAG
- the rplQ gene encoding 50S ribosomal protein L17, which translates to MRHRKSGRKLNRTSSHRNAMLRNMACSLLRYETIETTLPKAKELRRVAEPLITLGKTPTLANRRLAFNRLRDRDVVVKLFEDLGPRFKSRPGGYLRILKSGYRAGDAAPMAFVQLVEQAAAQKPAAEPEKKARKPRKKATAEQSAETGAST; encoded by the coding sequence ATGCGCCACCGCAAGAGCGGCCGTAAGCTGAACCGCACCAGCAGCCACCGCAACGCCATGCTCCGCAACATGGCCTGCTCGCTGCTGCGCTACGAGACCATCGAGACCACCCTTCCGAAGGCGAAGGAGCTGCGCCGCGTCGCGGAGCCGCTCATTACCCTCGGCAAGACGCCGACGCTCGCCAACCGCCGCCTTGCGTTCAACCGGCTGCGCGACCGCGATGTGGTGGTGAAGCTGTTCGAGGACCTGGGGCCGCGGTTCAAGAGCCGTCCGGGCGGGTATCTGCGCATCCTCAAGTCAGGCTACCGGGCCGGCGATGCCGCGCCCATGGCATTCGTCCAGCTCGTGGAGCAGGCCGCCGCCCAAAAGCCTGCGGCCGAGCCCGAGAAGAAGGCCCGCAAGCCCCGCAAGAAGGCCACGGCGGAGCAGTCGGCCGAGACCGGCGCGAGCACCTGA